Proteins from a single region of Pseudomonas phenolilytica:
- a CDS encoding NnrS family protein has product MHPRKPRLPFANAWFFPAAALYAAVLLPISVLGLLGLLPALPGLVTPAGHAREMLFGFALAVIAGYLLGPQPLRLILSLLGCWLLARVGALFWPGSWLTMGATLLFAAGLAWKVLPRFVGAAKKWRNQSVAPVVGGLALLSAITATGLDYGMLRLLQHEALLLLAALLFFMGGRVIAPALAGHAQNEGRRLDARVQPQLEGAVLILLALALLLAPLPWLLLQRLAAAMLVAASVLCGIRLLRWQPWHCRTRPDLLVLLLGYAWLVLGLLLLGLSALIPTLPATATLHALSVGALGSLTFGVMGRTRLVQRFRDPEARRWIHPFALLLSLAALARIVPPMLGLQPMPWLLLAAGCWSLAYLALAVLLWQCRDVPVDRPRATADQ; this is encoded by the coding sequence ATGCACCCGCGCAAGCCGCGTCTTCCCTTCGCCAACGCCTGGTTCTTTCCCGCCGCCGCGCTGTATGCGGCCGTGCTGCTGCCGATCTCGGTACTCGGCCTGCTGGGCCTGCTGCCCGCGCTGCCGGGGCTGGTCACGCCTGCCGGTCATGCGCGGGAAATGCTGTTCGGCTTCGCCCTGGCGGTGATCGCCGGTTACCTGCTCGGCCCGCAACCGTTGCGGCTGATCCTGTCACTGCTCGGCTGCTGGTTGCTGGCGCGCGTCGGCGCGCTGTTCTGGCCCGGTTCCTGGCTGACGATGGGGGCCACGCTGCTGTTCGCCGCCGGGTTGGCGTGGAAGGTGCTGCCGCGCTTCGTCGGTGCGGCGAAGAAGTGGCGCAACCAGTCCGTCGCGCCGGTGGTCGGCGGGTTGGCGCTGCTCAGCGCGATCACCGCCACCGGTCTCGATTACGGGATGCTGCGCCTGCTGCAGCACGAGGCGCTGCTGCTACTCGCCGCCCTGCTGTTCTTCATGGGCGGACGCGTCATCGCCCCGGCGCTGGCCGGCCATGCGCAGAATGAAGGGCGCCGGCTAGACGCCCGCGTGCAGCCGCAACTGGAAGGCGCGGTGCTGATCCTGCTGGCGCTCGCCCTGCTGCTGGCGCCGCTGCCCTGGCTGCTGCTGCAGCGCCTGGCGGCCGCCATGCTGGTCGCCGCCAGCGTGCTCTGCGGGATTCGCCTGCTGCGCTGGCAGCCCTGGCACTGCCGCACACGTCCGGACCTGCTGGTGCTGCTGCTCGGCTACGCCTGGCTCGTGCTCGGCCTGCTGCTGCTCGGCCTGAGCGCACTGATCCCGACGCTGCCGGCAACCGCCACGCTGCATGCGCTGAGCGTCGGTGCCCTGGGCAGCCTGACCTTCGGCGTGATGGGACGTACGCGGCTGGTGCAACGCTTCCGCGATCCCGAGGCGCGGCGCTGGATTCACCCCTTCGCGCTGCTGCTCAGCCTGGCCGCGCTGGCACGCATCGTTCCGCCCATGCTGGGCCTGCAACCAATGCCCTGGTTGCTGTTGGCGGCGGGCTGCTGGTCGCTGGCCTATCTGGCGCTGGCGGTGCTGCTGTGGCAATGCCGTGATGTCCCTGTCGACCGTCCGCGGGCAACGGCTGATCAGTAA